In Amycolatopsis methanolica 239, a single genomic region encodes these proteins:
- a CDS encoding MlaD family protein, with protein sequence MRSRLVRTIATVAVVATVAATGAALWSGGDDDQATVVAMFADASPLIPGNTVNLRGMKIGEITDIALERGQARVVMSVDPGVLPLHSDARATVRPVSLLGERYVELDPGSPSAPVLPGDAVITADRTSAAVDLDQVLNSLDDPTSTALAALVTTLGEGTGGRAGDIDAALKALQPAMTRTGELGALLDDQNAVLTQLLDRVRPVADALAAGQGRNLDQLVQSFTATLATVSQNREALRETLAELPGFLDHARAAVREIAGVTQQMTPVLADIRPVTDDLTAITRELTAFADTADPALAAARPVLDHAKALLDQAAPLVKALQPQMADLRSGAEAAVPLGRELADNLDGLLAMITGWGLACTGYDSVSHYFRGMLVATPSPLLQTVQSELLGSPGGGKSAPETPDAPAPQAVPVLTDPLTATGLSQEQEKSLIGQLLGGGR encoded by the coding sequence ATGAGGTCACGACTCGTCCGCACCATCGCGACGGTGGCCGTCGTCGCCACCGTCGCGGCCACCGGGGCCGCCTTGTGGAGCGGTGGTGACGACGACCAGGCGACCGTGGTCGCGATGTTCGCCGACGCGTCCCCGCTCATCCCGGGCAACACGGTGAACCTCCGCGGCATGAAGATCGGCGAGATCACCGACATCGCGCTCGAGCGCGGCCAGGCCCGCGTCGTCATGTCCGTCGATCCCGGCGTCCTGCCGTTGCACTCGGACGCGCGGGCCACAGTGCGACCCGTCAGCCTGCTGGGCGAGCGCTACGTCGAGCTCGACCCTGGGTCACCGTCGGCGCCGGTGCTGCCCGGTGATGCGGTGATCACCGCCGACCGCACCAGCGCGGCCGTCGACCTCGACCAGGTGCTCAACTCGCTCGACGACCCCACTTCCACCGCACTGGCGGCCCTGGTGACCACCCTCGGCGAGGGCACCGGCGGACGGGCCGGCGACATCGACGCCGCGCTCAAGGCGCTGCAGCCGGCGATGACGCGGACCGGCGAGCTCGGCGCCCTGCTCGACGACCAGAACGCGGTCCTGACTCAGTTGCTCGACCGGGTCCGCCCCGTCGCCGACGCGCTCGCGGCCGGGCAGGGCCGCAACCTCGACCAGCTCGTGCAGTCGTTCACCGCGACGCTCGCCACGGTCTCGCAGAACCGCGAGGCGTTGCGGGAAACTCTGGCCGAACTGCCCGGGTTCCTCGACCACGCCCGGGCCGCGGTGCGCGAGATAGCTGGCGTGACCCAGCAGATGACGCCGGTGCTCGCCGACATCCGCCCCGTCACCGACGACCTGACGGCGATCACCCGCGAGCTGACCGCGTTCGCGGACACCGCCGACCCGGCGCTGGCCGCCGCGCGTCCCGTGCTCGACCACGCGAAGGCCCTGCTGGATCAGGCCGCGCCGCTGGTCAAGGCGCTGCAGCCGCAGATGGCCGACCTCCGGTCCGGGGCCGAGGCGGCGGTCCCGCTCGGCCGGGAACTCGCGGACAACCTCGACGGGCTGCTCGCCATGATCACCGGCTGGGGACTGGCGTGCACCGGGTACGACTCGGTGTCGCACTACTTCCGCGGGATGCTCGTCGCCACCCCGTCGCCCTTACTGCAGACCGTCCAGTCCGAACTCCTCGGCTCGCCGGGCGGCGGCAAGAGCGCGCCGGAGACGCCGGACGCGCCCGCACCGCAGGCGGTGCCCGTTCTCACCGACCCGCTCACCGCCACCGGCCTGAGCCAGGAGCAGGAGAAATCGTTGATCGGACAGTTGCTCGGCGGGGGGCGGTGA
- a CDS encoding MlaD family protein: protein MAARVSRAQGRSFYLGVVILVLAGVITYISLTADQGLPGAPKTTVRAAFDDVGSLTAGADVRQNSMRIGRVEAIRLVDGRPEVVMELDGHVEVFANARAAIWDQSALSQKFVELLPGDPSAPPLGEGVIPAGATESSSDISRLLDVLDPPTRDAATGAVRELGDGMAGHSQDLHEFLAALPGLLDDTGAVSAALAAPEANLPALLRSADRLAGRFAGRQDDLARLVTQLDQTLAAVGVDHGTPLSQVLSKAPDLLRHGSAAAAALTQPLADTRVALTTLRSGAQALGEATPDVRGVLREAPGPLRKIPGVADAATPAVDELTATSADLRPLAVRLGDGLPALRSLLQTLSPYAADIGDFAYHGGLVFAGHAGDRHYMRVQLVLPGIAGLNSAVSPLDELTPAPRNPYPEPGRAVEDRAQGPGLLGGRN from the coding sequence GTGGCGGCACGTGTCTCCCGCGCCCAGGGACGGTCCTTCTACCTCGGCGTCGTCATCCTGGTGCTCGCGGGCGTGATCACCTACATCTCGCTCACCGCGGACCAGGGGCTGCCCGGAGCGCCGAAGACGACGGTGCGAGCCGCGTTCGACGACGTCGGCAGTCTCACCGCGGGCGCCGACGTGCGGCAGAACTCGATGCGTATCGGCCGGGTCGAAGCCATCCGGCTCGTCGACGGCAGGCCCGAGGTCGTCATGGAGCTGGACGGCCACGTCGAGGTCTTCGCCAACGCGCGGGCCGCGATCTGGGACCAGTCGGCGCTGAGCCAGAAGTTCGTCGAGCTCCTGCCCGGCGATCCGTCCGCCCCGCCGCTGGGGGAGGGCGTGATCCCGGCCGGTGCCACCGAAAGCTCGTCGGACATCTCCCGCCTGCTCGACGTGCTGGACCCACCGACGCGGGACGCGGCCACCGGCGCGGTGCGCGAACTGGGCGACGGGATGGCTGGCCACAGCCAGGACCTGCACGAGTTCCTGGCCGCGCTGCCCGGCCTGCTCGACGACACCGGCGCCGTGTCGGCGGCACTGGCGGCACCCGAGGCGAACCTACCCGCCCTGCTCCGCAGCGCCGACCGGCTGGCGGGCCGCTTCGCCGGGCGTCAGGACGACCTGGCCCGGCTGGTCACCCAGCTGGACCAGACCCTCGCCGCGGTCGGGGTCGACCATGGCACGCCACTGTCCCAGGTGCTGTCCAAGGCCCCGGACCTGCTGCGCCACGGGTCCGCGGCGGCCGCCGCGCTCACCCAGCCCCTGGCCGACACCCGGGTCGCGCTCACCACCCTGCGATCCGGAGCCCAGGCGCTCGGCGAAGCGACCCCGGACGTCCGCGGCGTGCTGCGGGAGGCGCCCGGTCCGTTGCGGAAGATCCCCGGGGTGGCCGACGCGGCGACACCCGCGGTGGACGAGCTGACCGCGACCTCCGCCGACCTCCGTCCGCTGGCTGTGCGGCTGGGTGACGGTCTTCCCGCACTGCGCTCGCTGCTGCAGACGCTGTCCCCCTACGCGGCCGACATCGGCGACTTCGCCTACCACGGCGGGCTCGTCTTCGCCGGCCACGCCGGAGACCGCCACTACATGCGCGTCCAGCTCGTGCTGCCCGGCATCGCCGGCCTGAACTCTGCGGTGTCGCCGCTGGACGAGCTGACCCCGGCCCCGCGCAACCCCTATCCCGAACCCGGGCGCGCCGTGGAGGACCGCGCGCAGGGGCCTGGACTGCTCGGTGGGAGGAACTGA